One Hyphomonadaceae bacterium BL14 genomic window, AGGCCGAGTTCGCGGCGACATCCGCCCCGAGGGAGGCCTGACATTCATGGCGCAAATTCACCCTACCGCCCTGATCGACCCGTCCGCCAAGATCGGTGCGGATGTGGAGATCGGCGCCTATTGCGTCATCGGACCGAATGTGGAGATCGGCGCGCGCACGCGCCTGCATTCCCATATATCGGTGCAGGGCTGGACCAGGCTGGGAGAGGACTGCGTGCTGCATCCTTTCGTGGCGCTGGGCGAGCCGCCACAGGACTTCAAATACACGGGCGGCGAGGTCCGGCTCGAGATCGGTGACCGCAATACGCTGCGCGAACAAGTGACGATGCATCTGGGTACGCCCACGGCCCGTGGAATCACGCGTGTTGGGTCCGGCGGCTATTTCATGGTGGGGGCCCATGTGGCCCATGACTGCATTGTCGGGGACAATGTGGTGTTCGCCAATAACGCGACGCTCGGCGGTGAATCCACGCTGGGCGATTTTGTCATCATGGGCGGGTTGTCGGCCCTCCACCAGAAATGCCGGATCGGCAAATACGCCTTTGTCGGCGGGGGCGCGGCGGTAACGGGCGATGTCATCCCCTATGGCATGGCGGATAATCATGGCTGGCTGGCCGGGCTGAATCTTGTGGGCCTGAAGCGCCGCGGTTTCTCGCGCGAGACCATCCATAATCTGCGCGCGGCGTACCGGCTGCTGTATGCCGAAGAGGGCGCGTTCAACGAACGCATCGAGGACGCGGCGCGCCTGTTCGCGGGCTCGCGCGAGGTGATGGACATCATTGAATTCATCAGGGCTCCGGCCGCGCGTCCGCTGTGCAGCCCGGAACCGCGCTGACATGGCGGGCGCCTGGACGCGTCTGGGCCTGATCGCAGGGGGTGGCGACCTGCCCGTTCATGTCGCCGAGGCGGCCCGGGCCGAAGGCCGGCTGGGCATCGTGGTGGCGCTGAAAGGCTTTGCCGATCCGGACCGGTTTGACGGTGCGCACACACGCGGGCTGGGCGAGCTGGGCGGGGTGATGAAGGACCTGGCGCAGGCCCGGTGTGACGCTGTGTGCTTCGCCGGGATCGTCAGGCGGCCGGACTTTTCCCAGATCAAACCCGATTTCAAGGGCCTGTCGGTTCTGCCCAGAATGATTGCGGCGGCGGCGCGCGGCGATGATGCGCTGCTGCGCACGGTGATCGGCGTGTTTGAAGCTGAAGGCCTGGCCGTGGTGGGCGCCGACGAAATCGCCAGCGACCTGACGGCGCGCGAAGGTTTCCTGGGGGCTGTGCGTCCTGACGCCGCCCAGCGGCGCGATGCGATGCGCGCGCTTCATATCGCCGGCGTGATCGGGGCTGAGGATGTGGGGCAGGGCGCGGTGGTTTGCGACGGTCTTGTGCTCGCCGTGGAGGCGCAGGAGGGCACCGATGCCATGCTCGATCGGGTCGCGGGCCTGCCTGAGACCCTTCGCGGCACATCGGATCAGCGGCGCGGCGTCCTGGCCAAACGGCCCAAGCCCGGCCAGGAACGGCGCATTGATCTGCCGGTGATCGGCGTGTCGACGGTGGAGGGTGCCGCGCGCGCCGGGCTGGCGGGCATTGCTGTGCCGGCGGGCGGTGCGCTGATCCTGGGCGGTGAGGCGGTCAGCCGCGCCGCGGAGGCTGCCGGCCTGTTCGTCTGGATCGCCGGTGATCAGGCGGCGGGTGAAGAGGCGGCGGGCGATGGCTAGGCCGGCGCGCATCTATATCGCGGCCGCTGAAGCCTCGGGCGACATGCTGGCGGCTGAGCTCATCGACGCCTTGCGCCGGGCCGACCCCAATGTCGAGATCGCCGGCATGGGCGGGCCGGAGATGGCGCGCCGGGGCATCGTCTCGCCATTTGATATATCGGACTTGTCGGTGTTCGGCCTGCTGGACGGGGTGCGAATCGTCAGGCTGGTCCATGAGCGGGCCGAGCAGGCGGCGCAGGCCGCGGCTGAATTCGGCGCCGACGCCGCGGTGCTGATCGATTCCTGGGGCTTCATGCTGCGCCTGGCCTGGAAGCTGGAGGCCCGCGCGCCGGACATCAAGCGCATCAAATATGTCGGCCCGCAGGTCTTTGCCGCGCGCCGGGGCCGGGCGAAAGTGCTGGCGCGTCATGTGGATCATCTGCTGGCGATACACCCGTTTGATGCTGAGTATTTCGAGCCCCACGGGCTGAAAACGACGTTCGTGGGCAATCCGGCGCTGGCCCGTGATCTGTCCGGTGACGGGCGTGCATTCCGAAAACGTCATGGCATCAGAGCGGATGAGGACGTCCTGCTAATGCTGCTGGGCAGCCGCCGGGGCGAGCTGGAGCGTCTTTTTGAGCCCTTCGCGACGGCGGCAGGCCGCCTGCGCGAGGCCAGGCCCCAGACCCGGCTGGTGACTGCGCTGGCACCGTCCATCGCCGTGCAGGCGCGCGAGATGATTGCCGCTGAGCCGGCGTTCTCAAATCTGGTGATTGTCGATGCGCCCGAGCGCCTCGACGCCTTTCATGCCGCCGATGCGGCGCTGGCGTGTTCGGGTACGGTGACTCTGGAGCTGGCGCGGCTGGGCGTGCCGACTATCGCCGCCTATCGCCTGGGCTGGATGAACTGGGCGCTGGCTCGCTATATCCTGATGAAGGCGAAATATATTTCGCTGGTGAACATCGCCGCTGACGAGATGCTGATCCCGGAATACGTCCAGATGGACTGCACCGGCGACCGTCTGGCCGAGGCCGCCTACGCCATGCTGGAAGATGCGCGCGGGCGCGACGCCCTGTCAGAGCGCCTGCGCGAGGTGACGGAGGTCATGGCCGGCGAGGGCGGCGACCCGGCGACGGTGGCGGCGCGGACCATTCTGGATCTGGTTCAGGCCAAAG contains:
- the lpxB gene encoding lipid-A-disaccharide synthase, yielding MARPARIYIAAAEASGDMLAAELIDALRRADPNVEIAGMGGPEMARRGIVSPFDISDLSVFGLLDGVRIVRLVHERAEQAAQAAAEFGADAAVLIDSWGFMLRLAWKLEARAPDIKRIKYVGPQVFAARRGRAKVLARHVDHLLAIHPFDAEYFEPHGLKTTFVGNPALARDLSGDGRAFRKRHGIRADEDVLLMLLGSRRGELERLFEPFATAAGRLREARPQTRLVTALAPSIAVQAREMIAAEPAFSNLVIVDAPERLDAFHAADAALACSGTVTLELARLGVPTIAAYRLGWMNWALARYILMKAKYISLVNIAADEMLIPEYVQMDCTGDRLAEAAYAMLEDARGRDALSERLREVTEVMAGEGGDPATVAARTILDLVQAKADGVRA
- the lpxI gene encoding UDP-2,3-diacylglucosamine diphosphatase LpxI (LpxI, functionally equivalent to LpxH, replaces it in LPS biosynthesis in a minority of bacteria.), with product MAGAWTRLGLIAGGGDLPVHVAEAARAEGRLGIVVALKGFADPDRFDGAHTRGLGELGGVMKDLAQARCDAVCFAGIVRRPDFSQIKPDFKGLSVLPRMIAAAARGDDALLRTVIGVFEAEGLAVVGADEIASDLTAREGFLGAVRPDAAQRRDAMRALHIAGVIGAEDVGQGAVVCDGLVLAVEAQEGTDAMLDRVAGLPETLRGTSDQRRGVLAKRPKPGQERRIDLPVIGVSTVEGAARAGLAGIAVPAGGALILGGEAVSRAAEAAGLFVWIAGDQAAGEEAAGDG
- the lpxA gene encoding acyl-ACP--UDP-N-acetylglucosamine O-acyltransferase — protein: MAQIHPTALIDPSAKIGADVEIGAYCVIGPNVEIGARTRLHSHISVQGWTRLGEDCVLHPFVALGEPPQDFKYTGGEVRLEIGDRNTLREQVTMHLGTPTARGITRVGSGGYFMVGAHVAHDCIVGDNVVFANNATLGGESTLGDFVIMGGLSALHQKCRIGKYAFVGGGAAVTGDVIPYGMADNHGWLAGLNLVGLKRRGFSRETIHNLRAAYRLLYAEEGAFNERIEDAARLFAGSREVMDIIEFIRAPAARPLCSPEPR